In Hydractinia symbiolongicarpus strain clone_291-10 chromosome 4, HSymV2.1, whole genome shotgun sequence, the following proteins share a genomic window:
- the LOC130642228 gene encoding neuropeptide Y receptor type 1-like translates to MKLNAIIFTYISPVNAALIIILNILEIVVMFKTNMQRVLSPSLVFILNLSISDIMVGFMIIMVKVFAFLLKTNYKGNKVLLEALHVTKNFMLRLSLLLSVLNLMTFTVVRMLAARKPLLYRKITRRIAINICYCIWLVALVFVTGYYCAMKFTLTVKEHNKFETILFPLSTYVVSLGFCYCYWSIYASIREQKRKVAKTDITWTNLSEPSTSNWVKEKKSKQKKNKMSDNERKVLQIAALSVCAFMACWLPLSTFALIKASGALDGWKYALDVEYVFFSLAFVNSILDPFIYMVISHDCKKYIAKLFKREPDTETITITLCSL, encoded by the coding sequence ATGAAGCTTAATGCTATTATTTTTACCTACATCAGTCCAGTAAATGCAGCATTGATAATAATATTAAACATACTTGAGATTGTAGTGATGTTCAAGACTAATATGCAGAGGGTCTTGTCTCCTTCTTTGGTGTTTATTCTAAATCTATCCATCTCTGATATAATGGTTGGTTTTATGATCATCATGGTTAAAGTGtttgcatttcttttaaaaacaaactacAAAGGAAATAAAGTTCTTTTGGAAGCCCTTCATGTGACTAAAAACTTCATGTTGAGGTTGTCATTGCTGCTCTCAGTTTTAAATCTTATGACTTTTACAGTTGTGAGAATGCTTGCAGCGAGAAAGCCATTGCTTTATAGAAAGATCACAAGGAGAATTGCCATTAACATTTGTTACTGCATCTGGCTTGTCGCTCTAGTTTTTGTCACTGGTTACTATTGTGCCATGAAGTTTACCCTAACAGTAAAGGAACATAACAAATTTGAAACCATTTTGTTTCCCCTGTCAACGTACGTGGTATCTCTTGGTTTTTGTTACTGCTATTGGAGCATATATGCATCAATAAGAgagcaaaaaagaaaagttgccAAAACAGACATAACCTGGACAAATCTATCGGAACCATCAACATCTAATTGGGTAAAGGAGAAGaaatcaaaacagaaaaaaaacaaaatgtcagATAACGAAAGGAAAGTTCTGCAAATTGCTGCTTTGTCCGTCTGTGCCTTTATGGCTTGCTGGCTACCCTTATCTACATTTGCACTAATAAAAGCCAGCGGTGCGCTGGATGGCTGGAAATACGCACTGGACGTGGAGTATGTGTTTTTTAGTTTGGCTTTTGTGAACTCCATATTGGATCCATTTATCTACATGGTGATTTCCCATGATTGCAAGAAATATATTGCCAAGTTATTCAAGAGAGAACCCGACACAGAAACAATAACCATAACACTCTgttcattataa